The Benincasa hispida cultivar B227 chromosome 11, ASM972705v1, whole genome shotgun sequence genome has a segment encoding these proteins:
- the LOC120091620 gene encoding phosphatidylinositol/phosphatidylcholine transfer protein SFH11 — protein sequence MFTFLKHYSTLFQMYISKKGFKDIVVSKGSGNGDGELPSSSKTKNVYPPIETFWLPPSAAETAMDAPKGGGLGSKLLQPLGFRRSSKRSLKMAMEGKHDPKEEEAVDRLREMLFLDGKLPTKFNDYHTLLRFLRMRDFDSEAAKDMFLKFIKWREDFRTDTISKDFKFEEREEVKKCYPHGFHGVDKYGRPIYIERIGMVDLNKLLQVTTLERFVKYHVSEQEKTLSIRYPSCSIEAKKHIASTTSILDVGGVGMANFSKPARYLFTEIQKIDSNYYPETLNRLFIINAGSGFKILWKALRAFLDARTLAKIHVLGNNFVHELRDIIDPSNLPTFLGGNCVCPEYGGCLFSDKGPWNNRDILDLLQVISSVDETYDNGEESGLASEDALLDNRKIQALEEALAETKTKIEALETALEDTKVILKDLTQHIEGLRS from the exons ATGTTCACATTCTTGAAACACTACTCGACTCTATTCCAAATGTACATTTCAAAAAAAGGGTTTAAAGATATCGTCGTGTCGAAAGGCAGTGGTAACGGAGATGGGGAACTCCCATCGAGTTCGAAGACGAAGAATGTATACCCTCCCATTGAGACTTTCTGGCTACCGCCCTCGGCGGCTGAAACGGCAATGGATGCTCCGAAGGGCGGAGGCCTTGGCTCGAAGCTGCTTCAACCGTTGGGGTTTCGGAGATCGTCGAAGAGAAGCTTGAAGATGGCAATGGAAGGGAAACATGATCCAAAGGAAGAAGAAGCTGTTGACAGATTAAGGGAAATGCTTTTTCTTGATGGGAAATTGCCAACCAAATTCAATGATTATCATACTCTTCTCAG attcCTTCGGATGAGAGATTTTGacagtgaagcagcaaaagacaTGTTTTTGAAATTCATCAAATGGCGAGAAGATTTTAGAACCGATACAATTTCAAAG GATTTTAAgtttgaagaaagagaagaagtaaAGAAATGCTATCCACATGGATTCCATGGAGTAGATAAATATGGAAGGCCAATATACATTGAAAGGATTGGAATGGTTGATCTCAATAAATTGTTGCAAGTAACAACACTTGAGAGATTTGTAAAGTATCATGTTTCTGAACAAGAGAAGACTTTGAGCATTAGATATCCTTCATGTTCTATTGAAGCCAAGAAGCACATTGCTTCCACTACAAGCATTTTGGATGTTGGTGGTGTG gGGATGGCTAACTTCTCCAAACCTGCAAGATATCTATTTACAGAAATTCAAAAGATTGATAGTAATTACTATCCTGAG ACACTAAATCGGCTGTTTATAATCAATGCTGGGTCGGGTTTTAAGATATTATGGAAAGCACTTAGGGCATTTCTTGATGCTCGCACATTAGCtaagattcat GTTTTGgggaataattttgttcatgaGCTACGTGACATCATCGATCCAAG TAATTTACCAACATTCCTTGGTGGAAATTGTGTTTGTCCAGAATATGGAGGTTGCCTTTTTAGTGATAAAGGTCCTTGGAACAATCGTGACATTCTAGACTTGCTTCAG gtTATATCTTCGGTGGATGAAACTTATGATAATGGAGAAGAAAGTGGTTTGGCTTCAGAAGATGCCTTGTTAGACAATAGA AAAATCCAAGCTTTGGAAGAAGCATTAGCAGAGACGAAGACA AAAATTGAGGCATTAGAAACAGCACTTGAAGATACCAAAGTG ATTTTGAAAGATTTAACACAACATATAGAAGGCTTGAGGAGTTGA